From the Lactuca sativa cultivar Salinas chromosome 9, Lsat_Salinas_v11, whole genome shotgun sequence genome, the window ACTACTATTTCTATCATTTGATTGACAATTTGACATTACTTTGTGTTAACAATATGTAATCATGGGAATTTTCAGAAGATCCTTCTGGTGCAACTGCTACACAAGCTGAGAAGGAAGAAGCTGATGCTCGTTCGATATACGTCGGTAATGTGAGATTTATAATCCttcaaaacttttttttataacttataaaatatatgataacaatattattatattttactaTTTTACACAACTACTACTATCCTTCAAAACTTTTCAGGTAGACTATGCATGTACACCAGAGGAAGTTCAGCAGCATTTTCAGTCATGTGGAACAGTCAACAGGGTGACAATTTTAACAGACAAATTCGGTCAACCAAAAGGTTTTGCATACGTGGAATTTGTTGAACTTGAATCTGTTCAGAATTCTTTGCTGTTGAATGAATCAGAATTGCATGGGCGTCAACTCAAGGTCCTAAAAATCCTAATTGTCTTTCTGGTTTTCCATTTCAACATATAAAAATACATGTTTTAGGGTTCAAattgtttttattaatttttttttttaaatgtgcaCAGGTTGCTGCTAAAAGAACAAATGTTCCTGGGATGAAACAATTCAGAGGGAGGCGCCCCAGTCCTTACCTTGGATTCCGTTCACGAAGGCCTTACATGGCTGGCCCACCAATGTTTCCTCCATATGGCTACGGGTatgtatcattttttttttttggggagAAATTTGTAAAATAATTTTACAAATTTCTCCCCCAAAAAATTATAAGTAAAGaacatttaattttatttatgaaaaTAGATGATTAAACGTAACGAAAATCCAAATAAGTAAATAATGAATATGCTGTTAATGTTATGTTGCAGAAGGATTCCGAGGGCTAGGAGGCCAATGTGGTACAGACCATATTGATTGATGACGTGGAGTGGAATTATTATAATagacatttttttttttgttatgtctTTCATGTATTATTATTTTCGCCAAAAACTTGTGATGTACTTTGATATTTTACATCATCATCTACATAGCCAAAGAAAGGGTGGTTAAAAGATTTTATTAGTGTTTGTTATAATAGTTCAACAGATGATATGAGAGATTTTTGCCAAATAGTAATCTTgcgccttttttttttttttttttaaaattattttgtgGTTTTGTTTTTAACAATTCTAGTAACTGATTCACCTGTTTAATTTTACGTGTTGAAAATCTCAACTCAGTCTGTTGTTTGAGATTTCTTAAAATAATCTTACATGTTAAAATAAATTGAATCTGTGCTCACCTTTTAAAATCTTATATTATCAGTGGTATAATAAGTTAGAATAAAATTTACATTTACTTGAATGAGTAGCAAGATATttgttcaaagttggaaaaaatgcAACTACAAATATAAATCAATAGCTCAAATAACGTTGACTTTCTCTTTGAGTTTGAATTAGGATTTTATTTTTACGAATTAAATATGtatattataaaataacaatCATGGAAATCTccggaaaagtcccaatattttaccctaatttacggaaaagtcccaaactaaaatttatttatgaaaaagtcTCTATTACCAGTAAAAATGACGATATGATCCTATTTttctggtttcattacttactCGATTTTaataaagtctcattattttaccataacttacgaattatggtaaaataatgagactttaataaaaattatgataaAGTAATAGGACTTTAATGAAACCAGGTAAGTATTGAAACCGATAAACCGGAAAAAAAGGATTAAGTCATCATTTTTTCCGGTAATCGGGACTTTTTCATAAACCAATTTTACTTTGGAACTTTTTCGTAAATTATGGTGAAATATCAGGACTTTTCCGAAGATTTCCCATCAATAATATATAGTTTGTTCTTTACCTCATTTATCTTTTTAAATGTATTCAAACCATTTAGAtagatttaaaatatataaaccCGTATTGAAACCAATGTAGTGACTAGTGACCTTTTAATATGGAGAATTTTTTCATTTAGGACAAATTGAAATGCACTTTAATCATGTAATGAGAACCCTTAAAAAAAACTAGTGGCCTATTGAATACAATTAAAATTAGTAAcctaaatacaattaaaacttaatGACCCCTAGATTTGAGAAATTGAAATGCACTTTAATCATGTAATGAGAAccctggaaaaaaaaaaaaaaaaagaactagtGACCTATTAAATAcggttaaaaattaaaattagtaACCTACCGaatacaattaaaacttaatGACCCCTGGATTTGAGATTTGACGTGGGTGGGTTGCAATGTTGCATAATATCTTAATTGTTTTCAAACCCAACATCATATGAAAATTAAGAACATGTTAAAATTATGGAACAAAGTTATAGATAGAATTAAAAATACTGTTGATCATTGAACTGATTGATTGTCTATAATATTGCTTATTTAACTCGTGTTCGTCATTATTTTGTAGTAACACTCGTTTCATCATAACTTATCTTCTAAAAACTAAAAACGGACCGACCAATTGCCCTTAAACACCCAAATTGACAACTTTAACAAGCAAGTGTCGTACATGCACATGGAAAGTTTTTGACTTGTCCTTTGAGGCTAAGAGTCGCACATTTTTATCGTTATAATTAAAGATGGCTGAAatgaataaaaattaaattatgaGAATTAATAAGATATTAGGCTTCATATTTGATCATTTTCTTTAAATGACTAACACACCCACTAAACCTTATTCATTTTATTCATCACGGGACTTGAACTTTCAGTCCTTTAGGAAAATGACACATTTTCAATACATTGATACCGCTAGACCAAATGTCGTTTTGTTACAAATAATCGTTTAATATCTGAAAACCGGTGGTTTAAAATGGTTCCACACGTCTCTAACAACACTTGcaatgttttatttttatattaaatagtACAAAGCATAAAAGTGTGTGATAGTTGCAACTTCAACACCAAAGAAACATAGAAACCTTAATTCGTTAAGTTTATTAAATGTTTTTGGTAAGATGGTATTTTTTGTTGACAAAAATGGTGTTTGGGCACGAGTTCTTAAGTAATTATATGATGATAAATAATTAGAATCATACAATTTGTAGGAAATAAGTTTTGGATGTTTTGAATTGATAACAATTTGATAATCAAGTATTTTGGTGTTACCAAAAAACTTTTAGCCTAACGTTATCAAAGTGTTTTAAAAAATGTCTTTTTCCTAAGTGGTTGAAGGTTCCGTAATAGACAAAATGAGTAGTACAGGAGTAAGATTTAAAATGTGTGTGTTAGTCattaaaaaaaagtattttgttgtttgaaaaattttgatTATTCGAGAAAATAATGAAAAGATGACTAAAGTTGTGTTTGGAAAGCATGAAGTAACTTATGTTTCGAGGTATACAAACTCCACGCCAAACACTATTGATATATTGGTGATCAAAACATTTTTCTCATTTTCTAGAGCGTAGAGTCTAAGAAATCTTTGCCAAAAGGGACTTCACCATGTCATTTTCATCCCAAACCTAGTGATGGATCCGTTTCCCATAAATTTTTAAACAAAAGGGTCAAAACTGAATCTTTTACCACATTAGTTCGACCAAATATAggggaactttaacctttgagcaTTCACACCAAGACCTTCTTCCATACCATGAACTTGCTTTATAACCGAGACCTACAATGAATATGAATTCATTAATGAAACACTCCTCGCATGAGtggtttaaaaatattttataaactgGGTTTTTAAAACTCATAATTAATCAAATGTTTGAAAATGAAGATTAAGGTCCCAAAGACCAAAATAAAAGCAGTTTGTTCGAAATGCAAGGGAGTTACAATTGTTGTCATAACATAGTTCAAAAGTGAGACCACTATATAGACGTGGCCTTCTAAAAATATTTGATATCCTTTATCAAATATTCTTTATACTCATCTAATCTAATCATATGTCAAAATTACTTGTGTTAGGTTTGAAAACCTAGCAAGCATACCCGAGGTTGCTCTTTAAGAGTTTAAGATAATGACGATTAACCAACATCAAAGTCAAAcctcaaaataataattttcaaaacCAAGGTTACGAATATAGTTAAGGGAAGAACCTTTAACCAAAAGTAACATTGCCAAAATACCTTTAATTATTCCATAAAACAAACACAAAGAGAATTAAATGATGCAGTGCAAATGCTTCTAAATCCGAACCCAAATCAATCTCATAGACAAAATCTCTCAACGATGGTTAACAAAATTTAAGCTTATAAATAGTTAGcacatacactactagaaaaacaacattTTGCGATGCacaatgcgcgtcgtaaaacgctcatacgacgcgcaaatgcgtgtcaaggaagaccctgtcataacgagaaacgacgcgcatttacgacacgcatttatacgcttttacgacgtgcagttatgacacgcaatgcgtattaaggaaggccctgtcataaaggaagacgacacacattttcgtgtcataaccttacgacgcgcgtgtatgacacacaatgcatatcgggaagcccctgtcataaaggaagacgacacacagttttgcgtgtcataattttaaatttttttaaacttaaatatttttgatagatttactaattttcaaattaaataacacattaaaagtctcataataaaaaataaaataccataaacaataaaagataattcattgcactaatatgtcaaatacaaataatcattccaatagtaagtaaatgtaacacattgctaatattgcataatatttattatagaaaacaaaacatgTACAACATTAAAAGAAACCCATGACTAAATTCTCCTTTGACAATCTCCTTTGACAATTTCCTTTCTATATCTAGCATAAAGTAGAATTTAGAATCATTAAGAATACAATGAGTACTTTGTTGTTGGAAGAAGCCTAACCATTGCATAATATGTTGACTCAAAAAGGAAATGTGGCAACTTTACCTGTACAAAGATGGAGATAGAAAGAAGTAGCTTCTCTTCAATCTTCTGATTTCCAGCCTAAAAATTAACAAAGAATTTAGCAACTTGTAAGGAATAAGGGAATAAAGTACTACACTAAGTTCACAActtaaaaaccaattaaaataacatgcaaataatgaGAGCAAAATACCTAATAACCAAGCCAACAAGTTAGCATCATATATTCAGGTGTAAACAGATGAAAGATAAGCTTAGGCCACACAAAAGTTCTCTAAAACAAAAGCAGaagataaatataataaaattaagaAATGAAGAACATATATGTATTAGAAGAATAGCAAGTGCAAATATAACTTTTGCAACTTCTGTCAGAAACTTGGAATTTTAGAAAAGCATTGCAATTTCAGTTCTTGTTGTTTTTTATCTTGTTTTTTAAGTGGATTCATTACAGTTTCTTTCCTCTGCTGGCCTTCTTGTCAAGTTTTTATCTGTTAATTTAGGAGCCTGTGTTGTGATTTTTAAGTAGTAGGAGGCTCCGAAAGTAAATCAACGTGAGGTTCATGTGATCTTGAGATGTACTGGAATTTAGAAGGAAGGGCATTATTGTCCATTTAATCAAATCAAGTGAGCTTGAGAAGGTAAAACATGCTCCTCTGAATTGTCTTTCTATACCAGAATAGCAATGAAGCAGGAAAAAAATGGAGAAAATTAGGGTGAAGAAGAAGAAACCTAATAGCAGATTGTAGGCAGGACAGTCACTCGTGGTATGTAGAGGTGGAAGAGACATTCCCGATACAAGTGTAGACATGAAGGTTCAACCCTATCGATGTTCCCGATACCATAACTCTCGAATTTGAAAACCTTCTATCTGCTTTATACTGGCTCGTATGACTGGAAGAATGGTGGTGGATGAAGCGTTCGTCGATAGGGTCGATGCGCCGCCGTTGTGTGAGGCCAAAAGAGACAGTGAGTgttggaggcggtggtggtgggtTAGGGCAGAGATGAAGGATGTGAGATATGAGAGAATGATAGTCCTTGTGACGTTCTTGGGAAAAAAACCCTATTTTTGGTCCCCATTTTGTAATAGGAACGCacgtttaaaaattataaagcgacatggtGCACAGGACACGCGCTTATGATGGGTGTCTTctgtgtttttatttttatttttttctgacACAAATTATAGGGCGCGCAAAAATGTGCATCCTAAATCCTTCAAAATTTtggagagatgacattatttttacatCACACACTTCTGCGTATCGTAAATCcgtgcgcgtcattaaaggccttttttctagtagtgatagcACAACAGTCTAACTTTTTTCTATTCTACTAACTAGCTACTAGTGAACCCATCACGCTAGACCACACGTGGGGTTGCAAATCTACACATGCACGTGATGCTGGTCTAGGATGCTATCACAACCCATTGTGTGGGCATTCtacaaaaaatattttgaaaaaaaggTTCTGCACTTTTTTGGTGGACCGATTGTGCATTTATACCTATCGGACATTTTCCCACACACAAGTTCAATGAACCCATCATTGGTTCTATAAATCTTATAAGGCTTAGAATCTTTTCTACTTATaaactcacttcattttccttctccCAACTATACACGATAGCTAAAAACCGACTTAACctattttcttaattattccAACTACCTCACTTTAAAGTTAATTTCTAATTCATATTCATTCCATTTCAgatatatcaaaacgaaggtatCATGGAGGATAACAAAAACATATAACCATTTGTCAATTTTAATAATGTTTATGGTCTGGAATTCGTGTTCAAAATAGAATAAAAAGCATTTTTGAAAATTGGTTAAACAATTTTTTCAAATTTAACTAATATACTACGGGAAAATATCATTGCAACACAATAAACTTTTGGTATTTTTCTGATCAGGTCACTTTTTTTTTGCGCAATAGATCTCTAGAGTGTCATTTTACTTGTTAAATAGGGAAATATTGTAAGTTACTTCTATGGTTTCACCGGTTACATTTGGCCCATGTGGCTTTTTTCAatttttgaaaatacaaaaaatCAAATCTTCAATATACATGGCTTTTCTTTTTCCCCTAAATAAAAACTCTTACTCCTCCTTGAGTGTGAACTCCTTCCTTACCTCAAATTCTTCCACCTCACAAACAGGAATCCACAACAAGAGTACTTCTTCTTCCCAGTTCCCATCACCACAAAAATCAACCAACGATTGTGCTTGCTTCTTGATTTGTATCCTTTACCCCTAGCAAAATTGAGATCGACCCCATTATTTCGTCTCCTTCTATCGATCACAACTTCCGATATTGATTTTATATCTCAATCAAAGAACGAAACCCTCATTTCTTCATTCCCAATCGATCATATGTACCCTCCCTCATTGCATATTCTTCATAAATTTCCTATGTATGTGAATGAATCCTCAGCAACAAGGACTTTTATTGCTTTTATGTCTTAATTTGTTAAAATAATAAGTAGTTTAATGTTCAAACTAACATTTTGTTATTTGGGTAGTTTCTGTATTTTCTATATTCTTGTTTTATGCAGGTTGTGTAGGTAATTGATTGAATCTTCGAGGGTTAGAGTGTAAATGTTTTTGGGTTTACACGCAGATTTTCGGGTCTCATTGGCCCGGAGTATAAGTTGTTGGAGGAGCTCATTTCCTGGTCATTATTGCTGAATCAACATATGAATAACTTTGTTCTCTCTCATCCCTCACTTAAAATGTCTTCAGTTAGGGTTTgtgttattttgatttgttcttgttGATATTGTAGATTAGGATTGAGTGTGTTGTATTGAGAGTAGATTAGGTGGTTTTGTAGTGAGGTTTCCGTTGTATGTTCTTGAAAACTTTCTGACTCTTAATCCTCAATTAATATAAGAGTTGTTGATTTGGGTAAATCATGCACGTTTCTATAATTTTGatatggtatcagagcgttggtgCTTCGATTTGATTTTTCGATCATCAACCGTGCTTCGATTGTTCGTCTGAATCAATAGGTACAATCaattctttgttttcttttgatTTAGTTTTCTTCTATCCTTGTCTTCTTCACAGTCTTACTCATGTTTGGTTTTATTATAAAACTGCCTGCTCGTTGCGCATAAGCATCTATATAGCCTaaatctttataaatatatgtttttttaaatatgacaattatgttgttaaatttgatataataattcatatactaagttgatataagatattgattattttgaattatatgataatatataaatctattaaaactgcataatctcaatctatTGAATGACCTCTACCCGCGGGTtgctcatgaataaaattaaatataatatatgatttaatgttatttatatttgttgttattgttaacaaattttttaaaatttatttgcttaatattttaatttctatcattgtaattatttaaaacatctaataattgttttttttttattttaaaggtaacaatataatcatttatatatagattattttcaactattgttattgtaaattatttaagctacttattttaaaacttttaatgaatataaaaatatctttaagaaatattttagttaaattgatattacaatttagtttttgtatttagcactataatttatcaattttaactattcataaaatattctttgggttttttaagttgaattgaaatttatattgaaattgaccctataatgttatatttaaattaacaatttaagtattttgtcaaaattgttcaaaagttatagctttaaactgataatggtttacatacaacaacatattaaatttaataaattaagtataatatgttaaaagttaaagacatagctttataagtattagtaaaaatattattttaatattgaaatttagtttatttatgattacactttaggtttgatacttagttaacattattaaccaacttataatcattattagaaacacactacaatttatcacttttaattatttacaaaatattctttgggttgtttaagttaatctaaaatttatattttagttgatCTTGTAAGgttgtatttaaattaacaatttaagtattttatataaatttttcaaaagttgtagctctAAAATGATAACGGTTTACGTAGAACAACATGttaaacctaataaattaagtataatatgttaaaagttaaaaacatacatttataagtataagaaattatattattttaatattgaaatttagtttatatatgattacactttaggtttgatatttatttaaccttattaaccaacttataatcattattagaaagaaattgaaaagtgatgggagtttcaaatgaatgtggtgaaaggaaaaaagaatggaagtttcaaatgaatgtggtgaaaggaaaaatgcttcctttataattATACTAGACGAATGCCCGTGCGTTGCACGGAAACACCTATATAGCTGAagtctttataaatatatgttttttttaaatataacaataacgttgttgttaaatttgatataataattgttATCCTAAAtcgatataatatattgattctttttaattatatatatatatatatatatatatatatatatatatatatatatatatatatatatatatatatatatactataactgcataatctcaatcgtttgaatgacttctacccgcaagttacacatgaataaaattaaatataatatatggtttaatgttatttatagttgttgttattgttaattaattttttaaatttattaatgtttcaatttctatcattataataatttaaaacatcaaacattgttttttgattttaaaggtaacaatataatcatttatataaagttatttttaattattgttattgtaagttatttaaactacttatttgaaaatttttaacgattgtaaaaatatctttaggaaatattttagttaaattgagattacaatttagtttttgcatttatcactataatttatcacttttaactatttacaaaatattctttggttctttaagtggaattgaaatttatatttaagttgacactgtaattttatatttaaattaacaatttaagtattttgtccaaattgttccaaagttgtatctttaaactgataatggtttacatacaacaacattttaaatctaataaattaagtataatatgctaaaagttaaagacataactttataagtagaagtaaagatattattttaaaattaaaatttaatttatttatgattacactttcggtttaatatttatttaaccttattaaccaacttataatcattattagaaagacactacaatttatcacttttaactatttacaaaatattttttgggttgtttaagttaaactaaaattaatatttaagttgaccttgtaatgttatatttaaattaatcatttaattattttatatatttatttaaccttattaaccaacttataatcatttttagaaagacactataatttatcacatttaactatttacaaaatattttttgggttgtttaagttaaactaaattttatatttaagttgaccatgtaatgttatatttaaattaatcatttaagtattttataaaaattgttccaaaattgtatatttagaatgataatggtttacatgcaaaaACATATTAGatctaataaattaattataatatgttaaaaattaaaaaaacataactttataagtagaagtaaagatattattttaatattgaaatttaacctATATacgattacactttaggtttgatatttatttaaccttattaaccaacttataattattattattagaaaga encodes:
- the LOC111895036 gene encoding polyadenylate-binding protein 2 translates to MDHTAEQDQEHEVYGGEIPDEGEMDTDFEMSRDEAEDVDNNSSKDLEDMKKRLKEIEEEAGALREMQAKVEKEMGSVQEDPSGATATQAEKEEADARSIYVGNVDYACTPEEVQQHFQSCGTVNRVTILTDKFGQPKGFAYVEFVELESVQNSLLLNESELHGRQLKVAAKRTNVPGMKQFRGRRPSPYLGFRSRRPYMAGPPMFPPYGYGRIPRARRPMWYRPY